One Verrucomicrobiia bacterium DNA window includes the following coding sequences:
- a CDS encoding cyclase family protein — MKATRAWMDISVPLRQGMVHWPGDPAVYIQRVKTIGPDSSCNLTHLNLGAHTGTHMDAPLHFLAEGEGMEALPLDAVIGPCRVIAIHHPEIISVEELKRHRLRRGERVLFKTANSEKSWSRPDFDPHFVYIPAATAQYLVDCGVRTVGVDYLSVGGYKKDGRQTHQILLGARIWLIEGLNLSAVQPGRYDLICLPLKIVGSDGAPARAVVRPRKGGRSRYKRD, encoded by the coding sequence ATGAAAGCGACGCGTGCCTGGATGGACATTTCGGTGCCGCTGCGGCAGGGGATGGTGCATTGGCCCGGTGATCCGGCGGTATATATCCAGCGGGTGAAAACCATCGGGCCGGATTCCAGTTGCAACCTGACGCATCTGAATCTGGGGGCGCATACGGGCACGCACATGGATGCGCCGCTTCATTTCCTGGCTGAGGGAGAGGGCATGGAGGCGCTGCCGTTGGACGCCGTGATCGGCCCGTGTCGGGTGATCGCCATTCATCATCCCGAGATCATTTCGGTGGAGGAGTTGAAGCGCCACCGGCTGCGGCGGGGGGAGCGAGTGTTGTTCAAGACGGCGAATTCAGAAAAATCGTGGAGCCGGCCCGATTTCGATCCTCATTTTGTCTATATCCCGGCGGCCACGGCCCAGTACCTGGTGGATTGCGGGGTGCGGACGGTGGGGGTGGATTATCTGTCGGTGGGCGGGTACAAGAAGGATGGCCGCCAGACGCACCAGATACTGCTGGGGGCGCGCATTTGGTTGATTGAGGGATTGAATCTGTCCGCGGTCCAGCCGGGCCGTTATGATTTGATTTGTCTGCCGCTAAAGATTGTGGGGAGCGACGGAGCGCCGGCGCGGGCGGTCGTCCGCCCGCGCAAGGGGGGTCGTTCGCGTTACAAGCGGGACTGA
- a CDS encoding flavin reductase family protein produces the protein MKKSLGGRPLLFPTPVLIIGTYDAEGKPNVAAVSWGGICSSDPPCVAISLRRVTHTYSNITHHKAFTVNVPSHEQVKVADYFGLISGKSVDKFAKAKMTPVKSTLVAAPYVKEFPLVLECRLRHTVEIGLHVQFIGEILDVKADEAVLNPNGLPDIKKVNPLIFDPATHSYYNVGMFVADAFSIGESLR, from the coding sequence ATGAAAAAATCTTTGGGAGGCCGTCCGTTGTTATTTCCGACGCCGGTTTTGATCATTGGCACTTATGATGCTGAAGGCAAACCCAACGTGGCGGCGGTATCGTGGGGGGGTATATGTTCTTCGGATCCCCCCTGTGTGGCGATTTCGCTGCGGCGGGTGACGCACACTTATTCCAACATCACGCATCATAAAGCGTTCACGGTCAACGTGCCCTCGCATGAGCAGGTGAAGGTGGCGGATTACTTTGGCCTGATTTCCGGCAAATCGGTGGACAAGTTTGCCAAAGCCAAGATGACGCCGGTGAAAAGCACGCTGGTGGCGGCGCCGTACGTGAAGGAATTTCCCCTGGTGCTGGAGTGCCGGTTGCGCCACACGGTGGAGATTGGCCTGCATGTGCAGTTCATCGGGGAGATTCTGGATGTCAAGGCCGACGAGGCGGTGCTCAACCCCAACGGGCTGCCGGACATCAAGAAGGTGAATCCGCTAATCTTTGATCCGGCCACGCACAGTTATTACAATGTGGGCATGTTTGTGGCGGATGCTTTTTCGATTGGGGAATCCCTGCGTTAA
- the elbB gene encoding isoprenoid biosynthesis glyoxalase ElbB, translated as MKKVAVILSGCGVFDGAEIHESVLTLLALDRAGAQAVCAAPDIPQHHVINHLTRQPVPQETRNVLVESARIARGNIVALDKLKPREVDAVIVPGGFGAAKNLCTFALAGENFEVQPQVAGFLREAHQLGKPIGLVCIAPAIAAKLFGPEKVEFTIGNDAGTAQALSKHGANHVNCTVYNAVVDRRHKIVTTPAYMLAGRITEAEAGINKLVQAVLEMA; from the coding sequence ATGAAAAAAGTCGCTGTCATCCTGTCCGGTTGTGGAGTCTTTGACGGAGCCGAGATCCATGAATCGGTGTTGACTCTCCTGGCGCTGGATCGCGCCGGCGCCCAGGCGGTGTGCGCCGCCCCCGACATTCCCCAGCACCATGTGATCAATCATCTCACGCGCCAGCCGGTGCCGCAGGAAACGCGGAATGTGCTGGTGGAATCGGCGCGGATTGCGCGGGGCAACATCGTGGCCCTGGACAAGCTGAAACCGCGGGAGGTGGACGCGGTGATTGTGCCGGGCGGCTTTGGGGCGGCCAAGAATCTGTGCACCTTTGCGCTGGCGGGGGAGAATTTTGAGGTGCAGCCGCAGGTGGCGGGTTTTTTGCGGGAGGCGCATCAACTGGGCAAGCCGATCGGGCTGGTGTGCATTGCGCCGGCCATTGCGGCCAAATTGTTTGGGCCGGAGAAGGTGGAGTTTACGATTGGCAACGATGCCGGGACGGCCCAGGCGCTGAGCAAGCACGGGGCGAATCATGTCAACTGCACGGTATATAACGCGGTGGTGGATCGGCGGCACAAGATTGTGACCACGCCGGCCTATATGCTGGCCGGGCGGATCACCGAGGCGGAGGCGGGCATCAACAAACTGGTGCAGGCGGTCCTGGAGATGGCATGA
- a CDS encoding MarR family transcriptional regulator — MQLTPVQEKFILHWGEMGARWGINRTVAQIHALLFISPKPLNAEDIAATLNVARSNVSTSLKELQNWGIVRLVHVMGDKRDHFESMRDVWEMFRVVLDERKKRELDPTLTVLRDCLLDAAKDPKVDAYTMNRLSELADFFETMSQWYTQIRQWPTPVLVKFIRAGDKVRKLLGLKSA; from the coding sequence ATTCAACTGACGCCCGTCCAGGAAAAGTTCATCCTCCACTGGGGGGAAATGGGGGCCCGCTGGGGCATCAACCGCACCGTGGCCCAGATTCATGCGCTCTTGTTCATCTCGCCCAAACCCCTCAATGCGGAGGACATCGCCGCCACCCTCAACGTCGCGCGCTCCAACGTCAGCACCAGCCTCAAGGAACTGCAAAACTGGGGCATTGTCCGCCTGGTGCATGTCATGGGCGACAAACGCGACCACTTTGAATCCATGCGCGATGTCTGGGAAATGTTCCGGGTGGTGCTGGACGAGCGCAAAAAGCGGGAACTGGACCCCACCTTGACCGTCCTCCGCGATTGCCTGCTCGACGCCGCCAAAGACCCCAAGGTGGACGCCTACACCATGAACCGCCTGAGCGAGCTGGCCGATTTTTTTGAAACCATGTCCCAGTGGTACACCCAGATCCGGCAGTGGCCCACCCCCGTCCTCGTCAAGTTCATCCGGGCGGGCGACAAGGTGCGCAAGTTGTTGGGACTTAAATCCGCCTGA